The nucleotide sequence CAGCAAATCATTGGCAAACTGGGCTGCTGGTTCAAAGTCCCGGACTGTAAAACTGGCTAAACTCATGGCAATGCTAGGGATCCCTTCAATCACCCCCTCCATGGCTGCAGAGACCGTACCGGAATAGAGAATATCAGTGCCTAAGTTAGCCCCTTGGTTAATCCCAGAAACCACGTAATCGGGCCAAGGATCAATCAGGGCACCCAACGCCAGCTTGACACAATCGGAAGGCGTTCCTGAACAGGCCCAGGCCCGGATCCCTGGTTCAAATAAGTGGGGAACTTCCTCAGCCCGAATTGGATCAAAAACGGTTAATCCATGCCCTGTGGCCGACCGCTCCCGATCTGGACAGACTACCGTTACCCCATGACCGGCCTGGGCAAGAGTATTGGCCAACGTCCGCACCCCCGGCGCAAAAATGCCATCATCATTACTGATTAACAGACGCATACCACCCGGCCCCTTTGTTATTTGACAGTTATCGTTTGACGGTTCGCTTTCTGCCCAAATTGTGTCACATTCCGTTACAGAGCCGCTGAATTTAGAGATGAGAAACAGCCCATAGTCAGGTCTGATCCAGATTCCTCACCCCTGATCATTTCCGGCTCGGAGGTTCCTCAGGCCCTGGAGGTTCATCAACGCTGGGATTAAAAAATCTCCTAAGCTCCGGGCATCTACTCCCAACACCGAGCGATGTTTAGCCGCTAATCTCCCGGCCTGGGCGTGCCATCCCATTGCCGTTAAGGTGGCTTCGACGGGTGGAATTTGCCCCAACAGACCCCCGATTAACCCCGTTAATACATCCCCACTGCCCCCCCGAGCTAATCCAGGCGTACTTTCCCCATTAATCCAGGCCCGGCCATCGGGTGTCGCAACCACTGTTCTAGCCCCTTTTAAAAGCACAATGGCTCCGGTTTGCCTGGCGGCCTGGGGGGTGATTACTGAGCGATTGAGATTAGGGGCCGCTTCGGCAGGGGGGTAGGTCGTCTTTTCGGGTGAACCCTCTGAGTTAGCCTTGACCACCACCAGGCCGGGGAACAGTCGCCGAAATTCACCGGGGTGGGGAGTCAAAATTGTGGGGGCTTTGCGGG is from Synechococcus sp. PCC 6312 and encodes:
- the surE gene encoding 5'/3'-nucleotidase SurE, which encodes MRLLISNDDGIFAPGVRTLANTLAQAGHGVTVVCPDRERSATGHGLTVFDPIRAEEVPHLFEPGIRAWACSGTPSDCVKLALGALIDPWPDYVVSGINQGANLGTDILYSGTVSAAMEGVIEGIPSIAMSLASFTVRDFEPAAQFANDLLKALGENPLPQATLLNVNIPPLPEADIAGAVITRQGLRRYHDQFQKRIDPRGKTYYWLAGEVMEDISQADGDFLTDVQALQQNLISITPLNYNLTDQAGLTPLGAWFRQTSIPIA